A section of the Humulus lupulus chromosome 2, drHumLupu1.1, whole genome shotgun sequence genome encodes:
- the LOC133816403 gene encoding ATPase GET3B-like, protein MGRLGPTMSSRTSTQGHTLRLLSLPDFLDRSIGKLLKLKQKIASATSAIKSVFGQEQPKQDETDKLERLRERMIKVRELFRDTDST, encoded by the exons ATGGGAAGATTGGGTCCAACAATGTCCTCACGAACTAGTACACAG GGTCACACGTTGCGACTTCTGTCCTTGCCAGATTTCTTAGATCGATCAATAGGCAAGCTATTGAAG CTTAAACAAAAGATTGCTTCAGCCACCTCAGCCATCAAATCTGTTTTCGGCCAAGAACAGCCCAAGCAAGATGAG ACTGACAAACTGGAGCGACTAAGGGAGAGGATGATCAAAGTGCGGGAGCTTTTTCGGGACACTGATTCAACATAA
- the LOC133814920 gene encoding uncharacterized protein LOC133814920 codes for MTIEHHIFVKGFYTKYLMWEFHEEDIIEVNEDQEEVESNSEENIPYDSDDDEDNGNMRPTLEDLASQYHRKSDFVNLGDSNEHNDERNTLPDLFAEEEKELYFGCTTFSILTFIVNLMHIKVMCGWSNKSFDLLLDLLSKAFPKDNKIPRSYYDAKKMLRDLGLGYATIHVCEYDCALFWKENKNAERCPICGHERYKFQGTKGKKIPHKKMQYFPITPRLQRLFMSCHTSFDMRWHKEERVDTKGVLRHPADAEVWKDFDRQYPDFAKESRNVRLGFATDGFNPFGDLSNSYTILWTIHDFPAYGTVSGYSTQGYKARPVCEDDTSSFRIRGKTCFMGHRRYLCSNHQWRNDMEYDGTIEWHSPPRILTGNEILDKLKGVWKCRAVGTIFSIDGKSKDAEKARLDLQDLNIRKQLHMKKKGNKWFKPVACYTLSAKERQEFCTFIKSVKFPDGYVANISRNVNMKDGKLFGLKSHDCHILLQRLLPIGLRPYLKKKVMDAIVELSLFFKKLCARTLYVKDLDELEKGIVLTLCKLESIFPPSFFDVMIHLMVHLPLEAKLGGLIKKMNETISGKAQEDLYAIAIQPSFLACTYAGCMVNGVRYHTKSRDERLLTQNYGVHVEAEYD; via the exons ATGACAATTGAGCATCATATATTCGTAAAAGGATTTTATACCAAATATCTTATGTGGGAGTTTCACGAGGAAGATATCATAGAAGTAAACGAAGATCAAGAAGAAGTAGAATCAAACAGTGAAGAAAACATACCATATGACAGTGATGATGATGAAGACAATGGCAATATGAGACCAACATTAGAAGATTTAGCTAGTCAATATCATAGGAAGAGTGATTTTGTGAACCTTGGAGATTCAAATGAGCACAATGATGAAAGGAATACATTGCCTGACTTATTtgcagaagaagaaaaggagtTATACTTTGGATGTACAACGTTCTCAATCTTAACATTTATTGTTAATCTAATGCACATTAAAGTGATGTGTGGTTGGAGTAACAAATCATTTGATTTGTTGCTCGACTTACTTTCGAAAGCATTTCCCAAAGACAATAAAATTCCACGATCTTATTATGACGCTAAGAAAATGTTGCGTGATCTAGGTTTAGGGTACGCAACTATTCATGTATGTGAGTATGATTGTGCTTTATTTTGGAAAGAGAATAAAAATGCTGAAAGATGTCCTATATGTGGTCATGAACGATACAAATTCCAAGGAACTAAAGGCAAGAAGATCCCACACAAAAAGATGCAATATTTTCCTATAACTCCACGACTACAGAGACTTTTTATGTCATGCCATACATCATTTGATATGAGGTGGCATAAGGAAGAACGTGTTGATACAAAAGGTGTACTTAGACACCCGGCAGATGCagaggtttggaaggattttgatAGACAATATCCAGATTTTGCAAAAGAATCTAGAAATGTAAGGCTTGGATTTGCAACAGATGGGTTCAATCCATTCGGTGATTTATCAAACTCGTACA CAATATTGTGGACGATccatgattttccagcatatggtactGTATCTGGGTATAGCACTCAAGGTTATAAAGCTCGTCCTGTTTGTGAAGATGACACATCTTCATTTCGAATAAGAGGAAAAACATGTTTCATGGGTCATCGTCGATATTTGTGTTCGAACCACCAATGGCGCAATGATATGGAGTATGATGGTACAATCGAATGGCATTCACCTCCAAGAATTTTAACAGGAAATGAAATCTTAGATAAATTAAAAGGTGTATGGAAATGTAGGGCAG TTGGTACAATATTTAGTATTGATGGGAAGTCTAAAGATGCTGAAAAGGCAAGACTTGATTTACAAGATTTAAATATTCGTAAGCAGCTACACATGAAAAAGAAGGGGAACAAATGGTTCAAACCAGTAGCATGCTATACATTATCAGCGAAGGAACGACAAGAATTTTGTACGTTCATAAAGTCCGTAAAATTTCCTGATGGATATGTTGCAAATATTTCTCGGAATGTTAACATGAAAGATGGAAAGTTATTTGGGTTGAAAAGTCATGATTGTCATATTTTATTACAGAGGTTGTTACCTATTGGTTTAAGgccatatttgaaaaagaaagtaATGGATGCTATTGTTGAGCTGTCGTTATTCTTCAAAAAACTATGTGCGAGGACATTATATGTGAAAGACTTAGACGAATTGGAAAAGGGCATTGTACTCACGCTGTGTAAATTAGAAAGTATCTTTCCTCCTTCCTTCTTTGATGTGATGATTCATCTTATGGTTCACTTGCCATTAGAAGCTAAGTTAGGTGGTCTA ataaaaaaaatgaatgaaacaaTATCTGGTAAAGCACAGGAAGATTTGTATGCAATTGCAATACAACCAAGTTTTTTGGCTTGTACATATGCTGGTTGTATGGTTAATGGAGTTCGATACCATACAAAAAGTCGAGATGAAAGACTTTTAACTCAAAACTACGGTGTTCACGTTGAAGCAGAATATGATTGA
- the LOC133814918 gene encoding casein kinase 1-like protein HD16, producing the protein MVKVGKVVMAAVQLLHALGKISIVRLIVPPCYLIDNVQLFLFTLHDFCFTFMCFRYVQIGNSPLYKLDRKLGKGSFGQVFVGRRVPGGIVGTGPDAFEVALKLEHKNSKGCSHGPPYEWQVYSSLNGCYGIPSVHYRGQQGDYYILVMDMLGPSLWDLWNTNNQMLSEDTVACIAVEAISILEQLHFKGFVHGDVKPENFLLGLPGTPNEKKLYLIDLGLASKWRDSSSGRHVEYDQKSDVFRILNACDVFSRMIVVGTKNSNKMKRAFKREHEVEFLTCV; encoded by the exons ATGGTGAAAGTGGGAAAGGTTGTGATGGCAGCAGTACAGCTCCTCCATGCGCTAGGTAAAATTTCAATTGTCAGACTTATTGTACCACCCTG CTATTTGATTGACAATGTGCAATTGTTTCTTTTTACACTACATGATTTCTGTTTCACATTTATGTGTTTTAGATAT GTGCAGATTGGCAATTCTCCACTGTACAAGTTAGATAGAAAGCTGGGGAAGGGGAGTTTTGGACAAGTATTCGTGGGAAGAAGAGTGCCTGGTGGTATTGTTGGAACTGGGCCTGATGCCTTTGAG GTTGCTTTGAAGTTAGAGCATAAAAATAGTAAAGGCTGCAGTCACGGTCCTCCATATGAGTGGCAAGTGTACag tTCTCTCAATGGTTGTTATGGAATTCCCTCTGTCCATTATAGAGGCCAGCAAGGAGACTACTATATCTTA GTCATGGACATGCTTGGCCCAAGTTTATGGGATCTTTGGAATACTAATAACCAAAT GTTGTCTGAAGATACAGTTGCTTGTATAGCAGTGGAGGCTATATCAATTCTAGAACAGCTTCATTTCAAAGG TTTTGTGCATGGAGATGTTAAACCTGAAAACTTTTTGCTTGGTCTTCCCGGAACACCTAATGAGAAGAAGTTGTATCTTATTGATCTTGGTTTGG CATCAAAATGGAGAGATTCATCATCTGGTCGTCATGTTGAATATGACCAAAAGTCGGATGTTTTCAG aaTTTTGAATGCTTGTGATGTATTTTCAAGAATGATTGTTGTTGGAACTAAAAACAGCAATAAAATGAAAAGAGCCTTCAAGAGGGAGCATGAAGTGGAATTTTTGACATGTGTATAG